A window of Streptomyces gilvosporeus contains these coding sequences:
- the mycP gene encoding type VII secretion-associated serine protease mycosin, producing the protein MSRPTALRAAALALASAALTVLPSPPARADTVRAQEWALQAMHAQDAWRTTRGKGVTVAVLDTGVDATQPDLTGQVLPEKDLVGFGAGPGDRQWADHGTGMASVIAGHGHGAGRQDGVLGIAPEAKILPVRVILEDKDPQRDRARTEKAGALADGIRWAADHGADVINMSLGDDSETAHPEPREDAAIQYALDKGIPVVASAGNGGEKGDHISYPAAYPGVIAVTAIDQQRQRTAFSTRHWYATVCAPGDTIIMSNPDRTYYNGNGTSPAAALVSGTIALIRAEHPDLSPAQIKQLLAATAQDAPQGGRDDAFGAGLADASAALERAAALKPAPEKPAPAAYAGRYFGPGPTPEPDDIGDPASWIPWTAGGVGVLLVTAGTVLWRTRPRT; encoded by the coding sequence GTGAGCCGTCCGACCGCGCTGCGCGCCGCCGCCCTCGCCCTCGCCTCGGCCGCCCTGACCGTCCTGCCGTCCCCGCCCGCCCGCGCCGACACCGTCCGCGCCCAGGAATGGGCGTTGCAGGCGATGCACGCCCAGGACGCATGGCGCACGACCAGGGGCAAGGGCGTCACCGTCGCCGTCCTGGACACCGGCGTCGACGCCACCCAGCCCGATCTCACCGGCCAGGTGCTGCCGGAGAAGGACCTGGTCGGCTTCGGCGCCGGGCCCGGCGACCGGCAGTGGGCCGACCACGGCACCGGTATGGCCAGCGTCATCGCGGGCCACGGCCACGGCGCGGGCCGCCAGGACGGCGTCCTCGGCATCGCCCCCGAGGCCAAGATCCTGCCCGTCCGCGTCATCCTGGAGGACAAGGATCCCCAGCGCGACCGGGCCCGTACCGAAAAGGCCGGGGCCCTCGCCGACGGCATCCGCTGGGCCGCCGACCACGGCGCCGATGTGATCAACATGTCCCTGGGCGACGACAGTGAGACCGCCCACCCCGAACCGCGCGAGGACGCCGCGATCCAGTACGCCCTCGACAAGGGCATCCCCGTCGTCGCCTCCGCGGGCAACGGCGGCGAGAAGGGCGACCACATCTCCTACCCCGCCGCCTATCCGGGCGTCATCGCCGTCACCGCCATCGACCAGCAGCGCCAGCGCACCGCGTTCTCCACCCGCCACTGGTACGCGACGGTCTGCGCACCCGGCGACACCATCATCATGTCCAACCCGGACCGCACCTACTACAACGGCAACGGCACCAGCCCCGCCGCCGCCCTGGTCTCCGGCACCATCGCCCTGATCCGCGCCGAACACCCCGACCTGAGCCCGGCCCAGATCAAACAACTCCTGGCCGCCACCGCCCAGGACGCCCCCCAGGGCGGCCGCGACGACGCGTTCGGCGCCGGTCTGGCGGACGCCTCCGCGGCCCTCGAACGGGCCGCCGCCCTCAAGCCCGCGCCCGAGAAGCCGGCCCCCGCCGCCTACGCCGGGCGCTACTTCGGCCCCGGCCCCACCCCCGAGCCCGACGACATCGGCGACCCCGCGTCCTGGATCCCCTGGACCGCGGGCGGCGTCGGCGTCCTGCTCGTGACCGCCGGCACCGTCCTGTGGCGCACCCGCCCCCGCACCTGA
- a CDS encoding amino acid deaminase/aldolase → MPHYPAAADAVYGDKASYDRATARLDAPLAVVDLRAFDANAADLVRRSQGKPIRVASKSVRCRALLERVLARDGFAGIMSFTLEESLWLARSGFPDVLLAYPSADRAGFAELTADPKLAAAVTVMADDPAQLDLIDAARPADGAGEEIRVCLELDTSYQVLGGKVRIGARRSPLRDPGRLAELARLVVRRPGFRLVGLMAYEGHVAGVGDEVAGKPVFSRTVRVMQAAARRELARRRWEAVRAVRAVAPRLEFVNGGGTGSVQHTAAEAAVTEVAAGSGLYVPRLFDNFRSFRGRPAALFAQPVVRRPGPGVVTVLGGGYPASGVAGADRLPEPYLPAGLRYDPQEGPGEVQTPLLGAAADGLALGDKVWFRHAKAGELCERFAALHLVDGDRVVATVPTYRGEGRTFL, encoded by the coding sequence ATGCCCCACTACCCCGCCGCCGCAGATGCCGTATACGGCGACAAAGCGTCGTACGACCGGGCGACCGCCCGCCTGGACGCGCCGCTGGCCGTCGTCGATCTGCGGGCCTTCGACGCCAACGCGGCCGATCTGGTGCGCCGTTCGCAGGGCAAGCCGATCCGGGTGGCGAGCAAGTCGGTGCGCTGCCGGGCCCTGCTGGAGCGGGTGCTGGCGCGGGACGGCTTCGCCGGGATCATGAGCTTCACGCTGGAGGAGTCGCTGTGGCTGGCCCGCTCCGGCTTCCCGGACGTCCTGCTGGCGTATCCGTCGGCGGACCGGGCCGGGTTCGCCGAGCTGACGGCCGATCCGAAGCTCGCGGCGGCGGTGACGGTGATGGCCGACGACCCGGCGCAGCTGGATCTGATCGACGCGGCCCGGCCGGCGGACGGTGCGGGCGAGGAGATCCGGGTGTGCCTGGAGCTGGACACCTCGTACCAGGTGCTGGGCGGGAAGGTGCGGATCGGTGCGCGGCGCTCGCCGCTGCGGGATCCGGGGCGGCTCGCGGAGCTGGCGCGGCTGGTGGTGCGCCGTCCGGGGTTCCGGCTGGTGGGGCTGATGGCGTACGAGGGGCATGTGGCGGGGGTGGGCGACGAGGTCGCCGGGAAGCCGGTGTTCTCGCGGACGGTCCGGGTGATGCAGGCGGCGGCGCGCCGGGAGCTGGCGCGGCGGCGCTGGGAGGCCGTGCGGGCGGTGCGGGCGGTGGCGCCGCGGCTGGAGTTCGTCAACGGCGGCGGGACCGGCAGTGTGCAGCACACCGCGGCGGAGGCGGCGGTCACCGAGGTCGCGGCCGGATCGGGGCTGTACGTCCCGCGGCTGTTCGACAACTTCCGCTCGTTCCGCGGGCGTCCGGCGGCGCTGTTCGCCCAGCCGGTGGTGCGGCGGCCGGGCCCGGGGGTCGTCACGGTGCTGGGCGGCGGCTATCCGGCGTCGGGGGTGGCGGGCGCGGACCGGCTGCCCGAGCCGTATCTGCCGGCGGGGCTGCGCTACGACCCGCAGGAGGGGCCCGGCGAGGTGCAGACGCCGCTGCTGGGGGCGGCCGCGGACGGGCTGGCGCTCGGGGACAAGGTGTGGTTCCGGCATGCCAAGGCCGGTGAGCTGTGCGAGCGGTTCGCCGCGCTGCACCTCGTCGACGGGGACCGGGTGGTGGCGACGGTGCCGACGTACCGGGGCGAGGGCCGCACCTTCCTGTGA
- a CDS encoding 3-oxoacyl-ACP reductase, with the protein MSDDQTAVCRRLVGRTAVITGAGSGIGLATARRLASEGAHVVCADIDETAGKKAAEEVGGLFVKVDVTDSDEVEALYKAAFDAYGSVDIAFNNAGISPPDDDSILTTGLDAWKRVQEVNLTSVYLCCKHALPYMQRQGRGSIINTASFVAVMGAATSQISYTASKGGVLSMSRELGVQFAREGIRVNALCPGPVNTPLLKELFAKDPERAARRLVHVPVGRFAEPEEIASAVAFLASDDSSFVNAAEFLVDGGIAGAYVTPL; encoded by the coding sequence GTGAGTGACGACCAGACCGCAGTGTGCCGCCGCCTCGTCGGCCGTACCGCCGTGATCACCGGAGCCGGCAGCGGCATCGGCCTGGCCACCGCCCGCCGGCTGGCCTCCGAGGGCGCCCATGTCGTGTGCGCCGACATCGACGAGACGGCGGGCAAGAAGGCCGCCGAAGAAGTCGGCGGGCTCTTCGTCAAGGTCGACGTGACCGACTCCGACGAGGTCGAGGCGCTCTACAAGGCCGCCTTCGACGCCTACGGCTCGGTCGACATCGCCTTCAACAACGCCGGTATCTCGCCGCCCGACGACGACTCCATCCTCACCACCGGCCTGGACGCCTGGAAGCGCGTCCAGGAGGTCAACCTCACCTCCGTCTACCTGTGCTGCAAGCACGCCCTGCCCTATATGCAGCGCCAGGGCAGGGGCTCCATCATCAACACCGCCTCCTTCGTCGCCGTCATGGGCGCCGCCACCTCCCAGATCAGCTACACCGCCTCCAAGGGCGGCGTGCTGTCGATGTCCCGCGAGCTGGGCGTGCAGTTCGCCCGCGAGGGCATCCGGGTGAACGCGCTGTGCCCGGGGCCGGTCAACACCCCGCTGCTCAAGGAGCTGTTCGCCAAGGACCCCGAGCGCGCCGCGCGCCGCCTGGTGCACGTGCCCGTGGGACGGTTCGCCGAGCCGGAGGAGATCGCCTCCGCCGTCGCCTTCCTCGCCAGCGACGACTCCTCGTTCGTCAACGCCGCGGAATTCCTCGTCGACGGCGGAATCGCGGGCGCATACGTCACCCCGCTGTAA
- a CDS encoding aldehyde dehydrogenase family protein codes for MSHGLHELNILNPATEEVVATVPTTSPAEVDAAVRRAAAAQEAWAAVAPGDRARLLRRFADAVDAQIPQLAELELTEAGHPLGNAEWEAGNVRDLLHYAAGGAERLTGTQIPVAGGLNITVQEPLGVVAVIAPWNFPMPIAAWGAAPALAAGNAVLLKPAETTPLTALRLAALALEAGLPEGLFQVLPGEGPVTGTALVDHPGVAKVVFTGSTATGRQIAARCAEQTKRLTLELGGKSPNIVFADADLEAAAAAAPGSFLDNTGQDCCARSRILVQRSVYDRFMELLEPAVLAFTAGDPADPATRMGPLISAAQRERVRSYVPEDAPAAIRGEAPAGKGFWYPATVLEGRPEDRSAVEEIFGPVAVVMPFDDEADAVRLANATDYGLSGSLWTRDVGRALRVSRAVAAGNLSVNSHSSVRYWTPFGGFKQSGLGRELGPDALRTFTETKNIFISTEESQ; via the coding sequence GTGTCCCATGGTCTGCACGAGCTGAACATCCTCAACCCGGCCACCGAGGAAGTGGTGGCCACCGTCCCCACCACCTCGCCGGCCGAGGTCGACGCCGCCGTCCGCCGGGCCGCCGCCGCCCAGGAAGCCTGGGCCGCCGTGGCCCCCGGCGACCGCGCCCGCCTCCTGCGCCGCTTCGCCGACGCCGTCGACGCCCAGATCCCGCAGCTCGCCGAACTGGAGCTGACCGAGGCGGGCCACCCTCTGGGCAACGCCGAATGGGAGGCCGGCAACGTCCGCGATCTGCTGCACTACGCCGCCGGGGGAGCCGAGCGCCTGACCGGCACCCAGATCCCGGTCGCGGGCGGACTGAACATCACCGTCCAGGAGCCGCTCGGCGTCGTCGCCGTCATCGCCCCCTGGAACTTCCCGATGCCGATCGCCGCCTGGGGCGCCGCCCCCGCGCTCGCCGCCGGCAATGCCGTCCTCCTCAAACCCGCCGAGACCACCCCGCTGACCGCCCTCCGACTCGCCGCGCTCGCCCTGGAGGCCGGGCTGCCCGAGGGCCTCTTCCAGGTCCTGCCCGGCGAGGGCCCCGTCACCGGCACCGCACTGGTCGACCACCCCGGCGTCGCCAAGGTCGTCTTCACCGGCTCCACCGCGACCGGCCGCCAGATCGCCGCCCGCTGCGCCGAACAGACCAAACGCCTCACCCTGGAACTCGGCGGCAAGAGCCCCAACATCGTCTTCGCCGACGCCGACCTGGAGGCCGCCGCGGCCGCCGCCCCCGGCTCCTTCCTCGACAACACCGGCCAGGACTGCTGCGCCCGCAGCCGCATCCTCGTCCAGCGGAGCGTCTACGACCGCTTCATGGAGCTGCTGGAGCCCGCCGTCCTGGCCTTCACCGCCGGCGACCCGGCCGACCCGGCCACCAGGATGGGCCCGCTGATCTCCGCCGCCCAGCGCGAGCGGGTGCGGTCCTACGTCCCCGAGGACGCCCCGGCCGCCATCCGCGGCGAGGCCCCGGCCGGCAAGGGCTTCTGGTACCCGGCCACCGTGCTGGAGGGCCGCCCCGAGGACCGCAGCGCCGTCGAGGAGATCTTCGGCCCGGTCGCCGTCGTCATGCCCTTCGACGACGAGGCCGACGCGGTACGGCTGGCCAACGCCACCGACTACGGCCTCTCCGGCTCCCTGTGGACCCGCGACGTCGGCCGCGCCCTGCGCGTCTCGCGGGCCGTCGCGGCGGGCAACCTCTCCGTCAACTCCCACAGCAGCGTGCGCTACTGGACCCCCTTCGGCGGGTTCAAGCAGTCCGGCCTCGGTCGCGAGCTGGGCCCGGACGCGCTGCGCACCTTCACCGAGACCAAGAACATCTTCATCAGCACCGAGGAGTCCCAGTGA
- a CDS encoding glutamine synthetase family protein yields MADRTPPLSVEELRALVDTGEIDTVVLAFTDMQGRLQGKRFAARYFLDTVLDHGTEGCNYLLAVDVDLNTVDGYQMSSWERGYGDFAMHGDTGTLRRTPWNPGTALITADLAWHDGSPVVASPRQILRRQLDRLAEHGWSAYAGTELEFMLFKDSYESAWSRGYREMTPANQWNGDYSVLGTGRVEPVLRRIRNEMGAAGMTVESAKGECNLGQHEIVFVYDDALTTCDQHSIYKTGAKEIAAQEGMALTFMAKYDEREGNSCHIHLSLQDEQGRPVLADDAGPYGMSQVMRHFLAGQIAAMRDFTLFYAPNINSYKRFRPGSFAPTAVAWGPDNRTCALRVVGHGRAHRLENRLPGGDVNPYLAVAAMVAAGLYGIENELELPEATTGNAYAGDAAHVPTTLREAAELWEASPIARAAFGDEVVAHYRHMARVEQDAYDAAVTDWERFRSFERM; encoded by the coding sequence GTGGCAGACCGCACGCCCCCGCTCTCCGTCGAGGAGCTCAGAGCCCTCGTCGACACCGGGGAGATCGACACTGTCGTCCTCGCCTTCACCGATATGCAAGGCAGGCTCCAGGGCAAGCGGTTCGCCGCCCGCTATTTCCTCGACACCGTTCTCGACCACGGCACGGAGGGCTGCAACTACCTCCTCGCCGTCGACGTCGACCTCAACACCGTCGACGGCTACCAGATGTCCTCCTGGGAGCGCGGCTACGGCGACTTCGCCATGCACGGCGACACCGGCACCCTGCGCCGCACCCCGTGGAACCCCGGCACCGCCCTGATCACCGCCGACCTCGCCTGGCACGACGGCTCCCCGGTCGTCGCCTCGCCCCGCCAGATCCTGCGCCGCCAGCTCGACCGGCTCGCGGAACACGGCTGGTCCGCGTACGCCGGCACCGAGCTGGAATTCATGCTCTTCAAGGACTCCTACGAATCCGCCTGGTCGCGCGGCTACCGCGAGATGACCCCGGCCAACCAGTGGAACGGCGACTACTCCGTCCTCGGCACCGGCCGCGTCGAGCCCGTCCTGCGGCGCATCCGCAACGAGATGGGCGCGGCCGGGATGACCGTCGAGTCCGCCAAGGGCGAGTGCAACCTCGGCCAGCACGAGATCGTTTTCGTCTACGACGACGCCCTGACCACCTGCGACCAGCACTCGATCTACAAAACCGGCGCCAAGGAAATCGCCGCCCAGGAGGGCATGGCGCTCACCTTCATGGCGAAGTACGACGAGCGCGAGGGCAACTCCTGTCACATCCACCTCTCGCTGCAGGACGAGCAGGGCCGCCCGGTCCTGGCCGATGACGCCGGTCCGTACGGCATGTCGCAGGTCATGCGGCACTTCCTCGCCGGGCAGATCGCCGCGATGCGCGACTTCACGCTCTTCTACGCCCCCAACATCAACTCCTACAAGCGCTTCCGCCCCGGCTCCTTCGCCCCCACCGCCGTCGCCTGGGGCCCGGACAACCGCACCTGCGCGCTGCGGGTCGTCGGCCACGGCCGCGCCCACCGCCTGGAGAACCGCCTGCCCGGCGGCGATGTGAACCCCTACCTGGCGGTCGCCGCGATGGTCGCCGCCGGGCTGTACGGCATAGAGAACGAGCTGGAGCTGCCCGAGGCGACCACCGGCAACGCCTACGCGGGCGACGCCGCGCACGTGCCCACCACGCTGCGCGAGGCCGCCGAGCTGTGGGAGGCCAGCCCGATCGCCCGCGCCGCCTTCGGTGACGAGGTCGTCGCGCACTACCGCCACATGGCCCGCGTCGAGCAGGACGCCTACGACGCCGCGGTCACGGACTGGGAGCGCTTCCGCTCCTTCGAGCGCATGTAA